One Panicum virgatum strain AP13 chromosome 3N, P.virgatum_v5, whole genome shotgun sequence DNA segment encodes these proteins:
- the LOC120664292 gene encoding senescence associated gene 20-like: MRLLTDGGGGLPFKIRSLDAFGPTVLAEGTDATGALYWVHAWTVGPGVRVTEVREYYNTALVVTRLSSGGAAAAGANIAAAAAEKAKPPCSQSQSKQVWQSRLPE, translated from the coding sequence ATGCGCCTGCtcaccgacggcggcggcggcctcccgtTCAAGATCCGTTCCCTGGATGCGTTCGGGCCGACCGTGCTGGCCGAGGGCACCGACGCGACGGGGGCGCTGTACTGGGTGCACGCGTGGACCGTGGGGCCAGGCGTCCGCGTCACCGAGGTGCGCGAGTACTACAACACCGCGCTCGTCGTGACGAGgctcagcagcggcggcgccgccgctgcgggggCAAACAtcgccgctgcggcggcggagaaggccaaGCCGCCGTGCTCGCAGTCGCAGTCGAAGCAGGTGTGGCAGAGCCGGCTGCCCGAGTAG